The DNA segment CGCGACGGTGTTCCTCGAACGCTGCAGTTGCAACCGGGCACACCGCCCGGGCAATCTCCAGCATAACCTCGGCATACGCCCGGATTTCATACTGTGCATGCGGGTCGAGTCGCAGCCGCAGAAAATGGAACAGATTGTGCAAATCTATCTGCCAGTACCACTCGGTGTACATACTCAGCGGCAGGTTGATTCGGGCCAGCTCTCGCGCCAGGCCGCTCTCGATCAGGCTCTGGTAAGCAGCGTACGCCTGCTGCTGCCCGGCTTTCAGCTGACCCAGCACCTCGGTTGCTACCCCGGTATCGACCGCATCCTCGCTGCGCCCCTGTTTGTTATCCTCGCTCTGCAGCGAGATCTTGTCCGGATCCGGCAGATAGAACTCATCCTTCATGACCGAGTAGCGACCAGAAATCTCGTTCAGACGAGCCGTACGATGGCGCACCCATTGCCGCGCTACAAACACCGGCATCTTGGCGTGGAAGGTAAATACCACCTGCTCGAACGGGGAGGTATGCTCATTCCGCAACAGGTAGCGGATCAGCCCGGCATCCTGCCGAAAGGATTTGGTGCCCGCTCCATAGGAGACCCGTGCTGCCTGTACGATGCGGTCGTCACCGCCCATATAATCCACCAGGCGAATAAAGCCCTTGTCCAGAACCGGATACTCTCGATCCAGAATCTCCTCTGCCGAGGATACAACCGTATGTGCCATGGCCACAGCATAGCATCTTCGCCGGAAAATGACAGCGATAAAAGGCGATGCCGGGGTTATTTTGTAAGCTGATGCAGGGGATCAGGGCTGAAAAGCAGGGGGCGCATCCGCTCAAGCCGGCGCTCGTAGTAGGTCTGCCAGTGCTCGTCAAGCTGGCCGCTGTCTATCAGGGGAATCATGCGCCTGACCACAACCGCATAATCCTCGGTTATAAAATGGGTTATTGGTACAGTCTGCACAGACTCCAGCCGGGGACGTGCCCCATGCTGACTCAGCAGTACCCGGTAGATCGCCGAATCCCCGGTATAGGCACGCGGCAGATCGTAATCATCTGCCGCCAGGAACCATGTCTGGGAGGAGATAAAATTCCCGGCCGAATAGATGATCAGTGCATCTGCCTGACCATCCTGCCGGGAAACAACCCGACGTTCCATCGGCTGCAGAACATGCGGATGATGCCCCCACACTATATCTGCACCAGCATCTGCCATCCGGCGCATATACTCCTGTTTACGGCGATGTGGCCGGGTTACATACTCAACCCCGTCATGATAGGACACAATCAGATAATCTACCGTGGGACGAACCGTAGCCAGCCATTCCAGGAAAGCCTCTCGTTCGTGATCAAAAAACGTGAACTGGACCCGTTCGCGACCGCGCCAGTCATTCAGCATCCCGGTGATCGCGGTGAATCCGATCTTCCAGCCATG comes from the Spirochaeta africana DSM 8902 genome and includes:
- the thyX gene encoding FAD-dependent thymidylate synthase produces the protein MAHTVVSSAEEILDREYPVLDKGFIRLVDYMGGDDRIVQAARVSYGAGTKSFRQDAGLIRYLLRNEHTSPFEQVVFTFHAKMPVFVARQWVRHRTARLNEISGRYSVMKDEFYLPDPDKISLQSEDNKQGRSEDAVDTGVATEVLGQLKAGQQQAYAAYQSLIESGLARELARINLPLSMYTEWYWQIDLHNLFHFLRLRLDPHAQYEIRAYAEVMLEIARAVCPVATAAFEEHRRGAVTFSAREFQVLQQVVQHGKPLDQAIADADLQGKDRQRMLDKLETGRQL
- a CDS encoding CapA family protein — translated: MAHRPNFNMTGYDRIYADVTGVLATGDLNFANLEFVVDPDRELSSYPTFNVHPDYVEAAMAAGFQVFSLANNHTTDFGAPGVAATYRTALALQQQSPDTVFSGIRTDAGKDFQLELLELHGWKIGFTAITGMLNDWRGRERVQFTFFDHEREAFLEWLATVRPTVDYLIVSYHDGVEYVTRPHRRKQEYMRRMADAGADIVWGHHPHVLQPMERRVVSRQDGQADALIIYSAGNFISSQTWFLAADDYDLPRAYTGDSAIYRVLLSQHGARPRLESVQTVPITHFITEDYAVVVRRMIPLIDSGQLDEHWQTYYERRLERMRPLLFSPDPLHQLTK